The sequence GGCCCTGGGGAGATCAGGAGGCGGGTGCGTCCGGAGTGTCGGATGCGTCCGGCGAGTCGGGCGTGGCGGCGGTCGCCGGCGCCGGTGCGGTGGCGGGGGTGGGCGCGGTGGCGGTGGCGCTGCCGGTCGCGGTGGCGACCTCGGCCACGGGTGCGGTGAGGTTCGCGACGGCCTCCGCGTTGTCCGCGCGCCTGGCGCGGGCCTCGGGGTCGTCGGCGTACAGCCAGCACCGGGCGGTGTGGCCGGGGGAGAGCTCGAACGGCTCCGGCACCTGTCCGGCGCACCGCTCCATCGCGTACGGGCAGCGCGGGTGGAACCGGCAGCCGGACGGCGGGTTGATGAGGCTGGGCGGCTGCCCGATGTCCCGGACCCGGTCGGCCCCGACCCGCGACGGGTCCGGCGCGGACGCGATCAGCAACTGCGTGTACGGGTGCGCCGCCTGCTGCGTCACCGCCTCCGACGGGCCGGACTCGACCACCTGGCCGGCGTACATCACCGCGGTGTCGGTGGCGAAGTAGCGGGCGGAGGCGATGTCGTGGGTGACGTAGAGCATCGCCGCGTTGCGTTCCTCGGTGAGGCGGCGCAGCAGGTTGAGGATGCCCAGCCGGATGGAGACGTCGAGGCTGGAGACCGGCTCGTCGGCGAGGAACACCTCGGGGTCGGCCGCCAGCGCGCGGGCGATGGACAGCCGCTGCAACTGCCCGCCGGACAGCTCGTGCGGGTACTTCGCGGTGAACTGCCGCGGCGGCACCAGGTTGATCTGGGTCAGCAGGTCGTCGATGACCGCGGTCCGGTCCTTGCCGTGCTTGCCCGGGTGGTGCAGCGCGACCGCCCGCTTCAGGGTGCCGGCGATCGTCGCGACCGGATTGAACGAGCCGAACGGGTCCTGGAGGATCAGCTGGACCTTGCGCACGTGGTCGCGGAAGGCCCGGCCGCGCAGCGCCCGGACCGGCTCGCCGTGCAGCCGCACCTCCCCGCTGGTGAGCGGGTAGAGCTGGGCGAGCAGCCGGGCGAGGGTGGACTTGCCCGAGCCGGACTCGCCGACCAGCGCGGTGATCCGGCCCGCGTACAGCCGCAAGGACACGTCCTCGACGGCGTGCACCACCTTGCGCTCGGCGCCGCGCACCGGCAGTCCGCCGCGCACCGGGAAGTGCTTCGTCACGTGGACGGCTTCCAGCACGGGCCGCTCGGCGGCGGTGCCGCCGGTGCCACCGGCGCCGGTGGCCGCCGTGGCCGTGGTCTCAGCGCTCATCGGGTCTCACCTGTCGCCAGTTCGTTCGGGGTCGTCTCGGGGTGCGCGGGCCGCGCCGTGCCGGGGCCGGCGGCACCGGGTTCCGCGGCGCCGGCCTTCGCCCCGGATGCGGCGTCGGCGTGCAGCAGGCAGGCTGCCAGCCCGGTGCCGCCGCCGGGTCCGCCCACCTGGTACAGCGGCGGCACCTGCGTGGCGCAGGCGTCGAACGCGTGTGGGCAGCGCGGCCGGAAGGCGCACCCGGTCGGCAGCCGGCGCAGGTCGGGCGGGGAGCCGGGGATACCGGTCAGCTCCCGCTTGGGCCCGCCGAGGGTGGGGAAGGACGCCAGCAGCCCGCGGCTGTAGGGGTGTTGCGGACGGCGGTAGAAGTCGTCGGCCGGCGCCATCTCGACGACCTTGCCGCCGTACATCACCGCGATGGTGTCGGAGAGTTCGATCAGCAGCGACAGGTCGTGGGTGATGAAGACGACCGAGAAGCCGAGCCGGTCCTTGAGCTCCATGATCTTCTCGATGATCTGGCGCTGGATCACCACGTCGAGCGCGGTGGTCGGCTCGTCCATCACGATGATCTCGGGGTCCAGTGCCAGCCCGACGGCGATCATCGCGCGCTGCCGCATCCCGCCGGAAAGTTCGTGCGGGTAGGAGTTGGCGCGGTCGGCCGGGATACCGACGATGCCGAGCAACTCGATCACCCGGGCGGCGCGTTCGGGCGCGTTCATCTTCGGCCGGTGGGCGACGATGACGTCCTCGATCTGCGCGCCGATCCGCAGCACCGGGTTGAGCGCGTGCATCGCCGACTGGAAGACGATGGACAGCTCCTCCCAGCGGAATCCGCGCAGTTCGGCGTCGTCCATGGCCAGCACATCGACGGTGCCGCCGTCCGGGCCGGTGTAGTGGACCTCGCCCTGGCTGATCTCGGCCGGCGGCTTGTGCAGTCGGGTGATGGCGTAGGCGAGGGTGGACTTGCCGGAGCCGGACTCGCCCGCGATGCCGAGCACCTCGCCGCGGCGCAGCCGGAACGACACGTCGCTGACCGCCGGGGTGCGGGCGCCGCCCTCGCCGACGTACTCCACCCGCAGGTTGCGCACGTCCAGCACGACGTCGGTGCTGTCCTGGGTGAACGGGGTGGGGGCCGGCCGGCGCACCCGCGGGCCCTGGTGCTTGACGCGGCGGGTCCGCTTCGCCGACACCTGGCCGCGCTGGGCCTTCTTGGTGCCGATGCCGGCCTGCCGCAGCCGGGGGTTGATGAACTCGTCGATGCCGAAGTTGACCAGGGACAGCGCGGTGCCGAGCACCGCGATCGCCAGCCCTGCGGGTACGAACCACCACCAGGCACCGGTCAGCAGCGCGCTGCCGGTCTGCGCCCAGTACAGGATCGTCCCCCACGACCACTGGGTGACGTCGGCCAGGCCCAGGAACGCCAGGCTGGCCTGGGTGAGGATGGCCATCGTCACCGTGCCCAGGAAGGACGCGGCGATCACCGCCACCTGGTTGGGCAGGATGTCCTTGACGATGATCCGCCAGGTGGGCTCGCCGGTGGCGCGCGCGGCCTCCACGAAGTCCCGTTTGCGCAGCGACAGGGTCTGCGCGCGCAGCACCCTGGCGCCCCAGGCCCAGCCGGTCACGGTGATGACCAGGATGATGCCGAGCGAGCCGCTGTGCGGCAGGTACGCGGCCAGGATGATGGTCAGCGGCAGGCTCGGCAGCACCAGGAACACGTTGGCCAGCAGCGACAGCACCTCGTCACCGAGCCCGCCGACGTAGCCGGCGGTCACGCCCACCGCCACCGACAGCACGGTGGTGAGCACGGCGGCGCCGATGCCGACCAGCATCGAGGCGCGGGCGCCGTAGAGCATCTGCGACAGGACGTCCTGGCCGTTCTGCGTGGTGCCCAGCCAGTGCGAGCCGGACGGCCCGGCGAGCGTGGTGTCGCTCACCGACGACGGGTCGTACGGCGAGATCCACGGCGCGACGACGGCCAGCACCACGAAGATCAGCACGATCACCAGACCGGTCAGGGTCAGCGGTGAGCGCAGCAGGCGCAGCCAGAGACGGTCGGGACCACCGGAGGACTCGGCCGCGGGGTCGGTGCCGGCGGTGTCGGGGACAGCGGCGTCGGACTCGGCCAGGGCAGCGGGTTGCAGGGCCATGATCAGCTCTCCCTTGTCCTCGGGTCGAGGAAGACGTACGCGATGTCCGCGACGAGGTTGGCGACGAGTACCAGCACCGTGATCAGCAGGAAGATCGCCGACATCAGCGGGTAGTCGGCCGCCTGCGCGGCCTTGAAGAGCACCGATCCGATGCCGGGGTAGTTGAAGACGACCTCGGTGACGATGGAGCCGCCGATGACGAAGCCCAGGGACATCGCGAAGCCCGACAGCGACGGCAGCATCGCGTTGCGCGCCGCGTAGGTGTAC comes from Streptomyces sp. NBC_00448 and encodes:
- a CDS encoding ABC transporter ATP-binding protein, yielding MSAETTATAATGAGGTGGTAAERPVLEAVHVTKHFPVRGGLPVRGAERKVVHAVEDVSLRLYAGRITALVGESGSGKSTLARLLAQLYPLTSGEVRLHGEPVRALRGRAFRDHVRKVQLILQDPFGSFNPVATIAGTLKRAVALHHPGKHGKDRTAVIDDLLTQINLVPPRQFTAKYPHELSGGQLQRLSIARALAADPEVFLADEPVSSLDVSIRLGILNLLRRLTEERNAAMLYVTHDIASARYFATDTAVMYAGQVVESGPSEAVTQQAAHPYTQLLIASAPDPSRVGADRVRDIGQPPSLINPPSGCRFHPRCPYAMERCAGQVPEPFELSPGHTARCWLYADDPEARARRADNAEAVANLTAPVAEVATATGSATATAPTPATAPAPATAATPDSPDASDTPDAPAS
- a CDS encoding ABC transporter ATP-binding protein; the encoded protein is MRRPAPTPFTQDSTDVVLDVRNLRVEYVGEGGARTPAVSDVSFRLRRGEVLGIAGESGSGKSTLAYAITRLHKPPAEISQGEVHYTGPDGGTVDVLAMDDAELRGFRWEELSIVFQSAMHALNPVLRIGAQIEDVIVAHRPKMNAPERAARVIELLGIVGIPADRANSYPHELSGGMRQRAMIAVGLALDPEIIVMDEPTTALDVVIQRQIIEKIMELKDRLGFSVVFITHDLSLLIELSDTIAVMYGGKVVEMAPADDFYRRPQHPYSRGLLASFPTLGGPKRELTGIPGSPPDLRRLPTGCAFRPRCPHAFDACATQVPPLYQVGGPGGGTGLAACLLHADAASGAKAGAAEPGAAGPGTARPAHPETTPNELATGETR